In Sinobacterium caligoides, the sequence CAGAGTACCGCCAAAATACCGGTCCACACCGGCACTGTAAATTCGATCGCAAAGACCTCTGCCAACGGGATCATTGCCAGACCATAGAACCAGCCGAACTGCGCAATGAAGTGACAGCTATTACGCAGGCCGTGCCAACCGAGCTGACCTCGATGTACGCTTGACCAACTGCCTCGCCAGTGCAATATCCCCACTATGATCACCAGCCCGATAAGGCTGCGTACAAATAAGATCTGCGAAATCGCGAGACTCGCAGTTAACTCTCTTCCCGCTACGGCCATCAACATGAACTGGCTGAGTGCCAGCAACATCCACAGCGCTGCTTTAGCAGTCGGCTTCATGGCTACCACCGACATTAAGACCAATCACTAACGAAGTCATTCACCGCCAGCTCTGGCAGCGCTTTTGGCTCGCCCAAGCGAGAACCCACATAAACAAAGCCGATCACTTGCTCATTGTCCGCCAAACCTAGGCCACGAGACACCTGTTCGTTCGTTGCCATGGGCCCTGTCCGCCAGATACCGGCAAAACCCAGCGCCTCTGCTGCCAACAATATCCCATGCACACCACAGCCAGCGCTCAGCACCTGCTCCTGCATCGGCACACCATCATGCTCGGTCAACTGAGCGATAGCGACAATGATTAGCGGTGCTCGCAGAGGCTGATTGCGCAGGCGCGTGAGCTTCTCCTCCGTCGCATCGGGGTTGGTAGCAAGCTCGGCTTTGGCATACAAGTCGCCTAACTTGCTTCTGGCCTCGCCGCTCACCTGCAGATAGCGCCAGGGCCGAAGTCGCGAATGATCCGGCGCACGTAAGGCGGCACGAAACATTA encodes:
- a CDS encoding nitroreductase family protein codes for the protein MSVIMDALLNRNSSPRLQEPGPTAADCELMFRAALRAPDHSRLRPWRYLQVSGEARSKLGDLYAKAELATNPDATEEKLTRLRNQPLRAPLIIVAIAQLTEHDGVPMQEQVLSAGCGVHGILLAAEALGFAGIWRTGPMATNEQVSRGLGLADNEQVIGFVYVGSRLGEPKALPELAVNDFVSDWS